The following DNA comes from Ignavibacteria bacterium.
AGGCTCAAGCACTTTGTTTATCATATCGCCTATTTCCCTAGTCATACGTTCCTGAACCTGGAGCCTGCGGCTGAACATTTCTACCATCCTTGGCAGCTTGCTTAACCCTACAATTTTTCCGTTGGGTATATATGCAATATGGCATTTACCGAAAAACGGCAGAAGGTGATGCTCGCACAGGCTGTAGAAATCGATATCCTTAACAATAACCATTTCATCGTAATGCTCATTAAACACTGCATTGTTCAGCAGCTTTTCAATATCTTCGCTGTATCCTTTTGTAAGGAATTTATATGCCTTCGCAACGCGGTTAGGCGTACGCAGCAATCCTTCGCGCTTCGGGTCTTCGCCAATTTCAGCAAGGATGTTTACAACACTTTCTTCAAGCTTTTTAATTGATTCATCGTTATAATTCACACTTATGATATTATTATCATCATCCTGTGTGATGCCGTTATTTTTCTTTTTATCAGTCATAATTTTATGATTTTTTTCCT
Coding sequences within:
- the folE gene encoding GTP cyclohydrolase I FolE codes for the protein MTDKKKNNGITQDDDNNIISVNYNDESIKKLEESVVNILAEIGEDPKREGLLRTPNRVAKAYKFLTKGYSEDIEKLLNNAVFNEHYDEMVIVKDIDFYSLCEHHLLPFFGKCHIAYIPNGKIVGLSKLPRMVEMFSRRLQVQERMTREIGDMINKVLEPKGVAVVTEASHLCMMMRGVEKQNSVATASAMLGRFKSDEKTRTEFLKLIGK